A stretch of DNA from Shewanella sediminis HAW-EB3:
GGTCATCTGGTCCCACTGCATGGGGTGAGATGAGCGCTTGTTCATCGCCGCTTTTACCTCGGCATGACAACTTGTACAAATGTCATTGACACTCAGTTTGTCCATCACAGGGTCTTTGGCAGTATGGATTTTATGACAATCGACGCAGGCCACTTCATCAAGGTTATGACTGCTGCTGTGCCATGCCATCTGTTTCGGGTCGTTATGGCAACCAAGGCAAGTACTGTTTTGGCTGGCAGCATCAAGCTTGCTCTCTTTACCGAAAGCAATCATCGACTCTTTGCCACCTTTGTTGTGTTTCCCTAGGGGACCATGGCAGGCTTCGCATTGCAGGCCGGCCATAGGTGAGTTTGCAGGGCTATCTTGTCCGTGTACGCCATCGAATAGCGCCATAACAGTGGCGTTTTTCTTATGACACATAAGACAGGAATCAGCACCTTTTTTAGAATATTGTCCTTCAGAAAATTTAGTCTCCAGCTCCAGTCTGAGCCGCTCTGAAGTTAACCCCTCCCAAGGGACCGCCTGTATTGAAAAAGAGAACAGCACCAAAGTTGCTATCCCATAAACTATATTGCTTACACGAATTCGCATCATCATCCCGACCTTATAATCTTTTTATTTATTAACAGCAGACATCAAACAAAACTTACACACTAGTACAAATACCAGTAAAACTTCGATAGCGAATATATTAATCAATTTAAAAGGAAACAATGAAAACCAAACATAAACGTGATCCACATCAGTTAAAAATGCAAATTAAATGTAAAAACAAAGAAAGTTAAATATAAAAAATATGCAGAACAAAAAACCAAAACTATTTAATTCCACAAAAACGAGAAATTAAAGAATAATTAACTCACAAACAAACAAACAAAAATCTTCAGAATTAAAGTTTAAACCAGGAAATACAGGCTTTACCAATATAAACAGCAGCTTACAAAGAAGGTCATGAACTGCCGCCACGACCACTCGACGCGCACGTTATTCAACACAATAAAACCAACAAACTCAAAGGTTAAAACCAATAAACTAAAAAGTTAAACTGAATACATAATTTATAATCTTGAACAAAGTGACCACTCAAATAAACCAGACAGGCAATATTATTCTACAACATCCACAAAGAAAAGAATTGCAACACCAACGCACAGAGAAACAATGAATAGCCAAATAACCAAAACAAAACTCAACATACTGAAATTAATTCTTCAACTCTGG
This window harbors:
- a CDS encoding DmsE family decaheme c-type cytochrome; this encodes MRIRVSNIVYGIATLVLFSFSIQAVPWEGLTSERLRLELETKFSEGQYSKKGADSCLMCHKKNATVMALFDGVHGQDSPANSPMAGLQCEACHGPLGKHNKGGKESMIAFGKESKLDAASQNSTCLGCHNDPKQMAWHSSSHNLDEVACVDCHKIHTAKDPVMDKLSVNDICTSCHAEVKAAMNKRSSHPMQWDQMTCIDCHNPHGSMGESALNQLTVNDTCYRCHAEKRGPFLWEHEPVVENCSTCHNPHGSINSTLLKSRAPLLCQQCHMDDGHASRVVPQDGQDAFGGGKSCLNCHSQIHGSNHPAGSKLQR